One region of Armatimonadota bacterium genomic DNA includes:
- a CDS encoding sugar ABC transporter permease, translating into MAHEAVWGERASGHARRLTSRYLAPALFLAPATALIVLFFLLPVLTTLGLSLTDISTLTFRQPRWVGVANYRQLLGDPFLGRIMANTARYVLLTLLFNVGMGLVLALLTTSVRERYGGQVRALWLLPRILPPVVYVFIWQGLTREAPFGLVSDVLGVSKNWITASPWTVIILANGLVGASFGMLIFTSAIRAIPLDLFYAAAVDGATSGQTVRRVVLPLLRWPILFVTAYQTLSLLTSFEYILLLTNGGPGFYTTTVWALHAYQLALQNYFGNVQFGLGAAMAAVLVVIGLVVSLLYLRVFNFRALVTEPKVEVN; encoded by the coding sequence ATGGCTCACGAGGCGGTGTGGGGCGAGCGCGCGTCTGGGCACGCTCGTCGTCTGACGAGCCGCTACCTGGCGCCGGCCCTCTTCCTCGCCCCGGCGACGGCGCTCATCGTGCTGTTCTTCCTGCTGCCCGTCCTCACCACCCTTGGCCTGTCGCTGACCGACATCTCCACGCTGACCTTCCGCCAGCCCCGGTGGGTGGGGGTCGCCAACTACCGCCAGCTGCTGGGCGATCCCTTCCTGGGCCGGATCATGGCCAACACGGCGCGTTACGTCCTGCTGACATTGCTCTTCAACGTGGGGATGGGGCTGGTGCTGGCGCTGCTCACCACCTCGGTGCGGGAGCGGTACGGCGGCCAGGTCCGTGCCCTGTGGCTGTTGCCGCGCATCCTCCCGCCGGTGGTCTACGTCTTCATCTGGCAGGGGCTGACACGGGAGGCGCCCTTCGGGCTGGTCAGCGACGTCCTGGGCGTGTCCAAGAACTGGATCACGGCCTCGCCCTGGACCGTGATCATCCTGGCCAACGGGCTCGTCGGGGCCTCCTTCGGCATGCTCATCTTCACCTCGGCCATCCGTGCCATCCCCCTCGACCTTTTCTACGCCGCCGCGGTGGACGGGGCCACCAGCGGGCAGACCGTCCGGCGCGTGGTGCTGCCGCTGCTCCGGTGGCCGATCCTGTTCGTCACGGCCTACCAGACGCTGTCACTGCTCACGTCCTTCGAATACATCCTCCTGCTCACCAACGGGGGACCCGGATTCTACACCACGACGGTGTGGGCCCTGCACGCCTACCAGCTGGCGCTGCAGAACTACTTTGGCAACGTCCAGTTTGGACTGGGCGCGGCCATGGCCGCCGTGCTCGTTGTGATCGGGCTCGTCGTGTCGCTGCTGTACCTGCGGGTCTTCAATTTCCGGGCTTTGGTGACCGAGCCCAAGGTCGAGGTCAACTGA